Proteins encoded by one window of Cylindrospermum stagnale PCC 7417:
- a CDS encoding XisH family protein has translation MPAKDIYHDAVKNALIKDGWTIIADPYFLQYEDAELYADLFVEKALLVEQQGRKIVVEIKSFISPSPMRDFENALGQYILYRDILQLSNKNYEVYLAIRDAIFDTFFQRKSIQAVVKRHQIEFIIFNNEKEEITLWIN, from the coding sequence ATGCCAGCAAAAGACATTTATCATGATGCTGTTAAGAATGCCTTAATTAAAGATGGTTGGACAATTATAGCTGACCCCTATTTTTTACAGTATGAAGATGCAGAACTTTATGCTGATTTATTTGTAGAAAAAGCCTTATTAGTAGAACAACAAGGACGGAAAATAGTTGTTGAAATCAAGAGTTTTATCAGTCCCTCACCCATGAGAGATTTTGAGAACGCTTTGGGACAATATATTTTATACCGTGACATTTTACAATTATCTAATAAGAACTATGAAGTTTATTTAGCAATTAGAGATGCAATATTTGATACTTTCTTTCAAAGGAAATCTATTCAAGCAGTAGTTAAGCGTCATCAAATTGAATTTATTATTTTTAACAATGAAAAGGAGGAAATTACTTTATGGATAAACTAA
- a CDS encoding papain fold toxin domain-containing protein, giving the protein MRSISVEQIYQLKEIVRNYKNLECVECAQNIQDYLISQGVQGKRIKLYTGSAIGRNSYIYDESVSGDAISVNGRHQAIAIIIDELEMIFDNHHPDGITREQWLANLLFYNKLYHGQQFQVTEETF; this is encoded by the coding sequence TTGCGTTCAATTAGTGTTGAGCAAATCTACCAACTTAAAGAAATTGTTAGAAATTATAAAAATCTTGAATGTGTTGAATGCGCTCAAAATATCCAAGATTACTTAATATCACAAGGAGTACAGGGAAAACGGATAAAACTTTATACAGGTTCAGCAATAGGACGCAATAGTTATATTTATGATGAAAGTGTTTCCGGGGATGCGATATCTGTTAATGGTCGCCATCAAGCTATTGCGATTATAATAGATGAATTAGAAATGATTTTTGATAATCATCATCCTGATGGAATCACCAGAGAGCAATGGTTGGCTAATTTACTGTTCTATAATAAATTATATCACGGGCAGCAGTTTCAAGTCACCGAGGAAACTTTTTAA